GCGCTGGAGCGCGGAGACCACTACCCGAGCCTCGATCTGGCGTTCCGGATCTGCGACGTCTTCAACCTGCCGGTCGAGGCCGTGTTCTCCCGCACGGAATTCGTCCCGCTGTCCGCCGAGCTCTACCGCAGCACACGACGAGCCAAAGGAGACGACCCCGATGTCTGAGACGTCCGTGCCAGCCGACCGAACCCTGATCGACCGATACCAGGACTACCGCACCCGCCGATTCCTCAAGACCGAGCGCGCCTACGCCAACAAGCTGCCCGGTTGGCGCAGCCAGCCCCGGCGTCGACTCCTGGTCATCGTGCTCGCCGCGACGTTCGCCTTCATGTTCGCGGTGAGTGTGTTGTGCGCGTTCGGGATCGACTGGGCGCCGCTGCTGTGGCTGCCCGCGTGCCTGGTGTTCTTGCCGGCCTGGACCATGCTCCAGATCGTGTCCGGCCGTCAGGGCGACGCGCCCCAGGCGGCGCTCGACGAGTACGAGGTGCAGCAACGCAACAGCGCGCGTTCGATCGGTCTGACCGTGACGCAGTACCTGATGCTCGTACCGATCTTCTACC
Above is a window of Mycolicibacterium baixiangningiae DNA encoding:
- a CDS encoding helix-turn-helix transcriptional regulator, which encodes MSPVRRGQALPIHNRIGVLRAERRMSRAELADLIDVNPQTVGALERGDHYPSLDLAFRICDVFNLPVEAVFSRTEFVPLSAELYRSTRRAKGDDPDV